From the genome of Deltaproteobacteria bacterium, one region includes:
- a CDS encoding SDR family oxidoreductase has translation MRLNRRVAVITGGTSGIGRAMALLFAQEGARVAVTGRNEERGRKVVSEIEQAGGSAIFVKSDVRFAEECRRAVEETVNAFESIDILCNNAGVYYRNSVVDCTEEEWDLQVDIMLKGTFLMSKYTLPLMIEKGSGVIINISSACGLVGEDKGAAYCAAKGGVITLTKTMAKDHGHQGVRVNCICPGDTETPMLFEDAKLRGVTWESYLKDSSSRPLGRIGQPEDVAKTALFLASDDSSFMSGAVIKLDGGGKKTY, from the coding sequence ATGCGTTTGAATCGAAGAGTAGCTGTGATAACAGGCGGGACCTCCGGGATCGGTCGGGCAATGGCGTTACTCTTTGCACAAGAGGGAGCCAGGGTAGCCGTTACAGGAAGGAACGAGGAGCGGGGGCGAAAAGTCGTTTCGGAAATTGAACAGGCGGGCGGGAGCGCCATTTTTGTCAAGTCAGATGTCCGATTTGCGGAGGAATGCCGCCGCGCCGTTGAAGAAACTGTCAATGCCTTTGAGAGCATCGATATTCTTTGCAACAATGCCGGTGTTTATTACCGTAACTCGGTGGTGGATTGCACAGAAGAAGAATGGGACCTGCAGGTCGATATAATGCTCAAGGGCACCTTTTTAATGTCAAAATATACCTTACCCTTAATGATCGAGAAGGGAAGCGGTGTCATCATCAATATCAGCTCCGCTTGTGGATTGGTCGGGGAAGACAAGGGAGCCGCCTATTGTGCTGCAAAAGGCGGTGTAATCACTCTTACGAAGACGATGGCCAAAGACCACGGCCACCAGGGCGTTCGGGTAAATTGTATCTGTCCTGGAGACACTGAAACTCCCATGCTCTTTGAAGATGCCAAGCTCCGCGGTGTGACGTGGGAAAGCTACCTGAAAGATTCCTCGAGCCGCCCCTTGGGTCGCATCGGTCAACCGGAAGATGTTGCAAAAACAGCGCTTTTCCTGGCCTCGGATGACTCCTCCTTTATGTCCGGTGCAGTGATCAAATTAGATGGTGGCGGAAAGAAAACCTATTGA